A region of Cardinium endosymbiont of Sogatella furcifera DNA encodes the following proteins:
- the mfd gene encoding transcription-repair coupling factor → MQINDFIERYQKQEVITKLTDYLKQDPQDIHLQGMQGSLDALLIAALQRNCNRVQLIILENKEEALAMYGDLTHLAHSVLLLPSLAQKEDTSIQNKRSAIIQAIRDGRSTPLIVTHIAALLEKIPDPSTMGCRIEVGQTLSLQTLESMLEGFTKVDFVYSSGQFAIRGGIVDIYTVPQSFPYRMELWGGQVSTIRIFDPKDQKSFKKTNAATIVSNAKIKTKSQYNPIFFSTCLPKGSCIWLKNKQKLAVQTTTSNDTSTLETWKSFIASIVPFHQILFGESTGSDSALILSYNSEKQPCFQQNFNLLADDLYKREQQGYEVYITAPAAGQFTRLTTILEAKAPPTTFKPLLLSLREGYIDHTAKIVCYSDHQIFNRYYQYQPPKQHAPTETLLVDAYRRLEIGDYVVHNDYGIGRFSGLHSLTIHNQKQEAIRLIYKNNDMVYVNVHELYKISKYTSKDGTTPGMHTLGTSAWQRKKSSVKQQIKDIAKELITLYAQRKKTMGFAFKADTVLDAELAASFCYEETPDQAAAIAAVKADMERPTPMDRLVCGDVGFGKTEIAIRAAFKAAVQGKQVAILVPTTILALQHYNSFIDRLAGLPIHVSYINRFKTKQEVEQTLAHTASGKVDILIGTHKLLTNGVKFKDLGLLIIDEEQKFGVRAKEKLKKMRLNVDTLTLTATPIPRTLHFSLMGARDLSMLTTPPTNRLPVQTKLHRFDDKLIKEAIEDELARGGQVFFVHNRVRNINAIAQNLSDLLPAARICVAHGQMGGSMLEEKILQFIVGRYDILVATSIIESGIDMPNVNTIIINDSHLLGLSDLHQMRGRVGRSHVQAFCYLLIPEEVTLTPEAKLRLTALEECAALGDGFKLAMRDLDIRGAGDLLGAAQSGFISDIGFETYCKILEEAVDEVKHNDFKTLFNTKPLYTECSIETDCEALLPPEYVQSTTQRMTLYTRLNALKNNDHLTNFKEELIDRFGPLPTATETLLETVQLRWEAERIGFQKISFKGQRLHCYLDADAQKRNLNMWEHIMRYMQAHPTCCQLKKLGQNLMLIITGKIDSVLAAKQLLATIGTTDGNGCSS, encoded by the coding sequence TTGCAGATCAACGATTTTATAGAACGGTATCAAAAACAAGAAGTTATAACCAAGCTTACAGACTACCTAAAACAGGATCCGCAAGATATACACTTACAAGGTATGCAAGGCAGTTTAGATGCACTACTGATTGCAGCCCTGCAAAGAAATTGCAATCGGGTACAGCTTATCATACTGGAAAACAAGGAAGAAGCATTGGCTATGTATGGAGATTTAACCCATTTGGCCCATTCGGTGCTGCTACTCCCCAGCTTGGCACAAAAAGAGGATACCTCTATTCAAAATAAACGATCTGCTATCATACAGGCCATACGTGATGGTAGGTCTACTCCATTAATCGTCACCCATATAGCTGCACTGTTGGAAAAAATCCCAGATCCATCCACTATGGGTTGCAGGATAGAGGTAGGCCAAACGCTATCACTCCAAACTTTGGAAAGCATGCTAGAAGGTTTTACAAAAGTAGATTTTGTCTATAGTTCAGGTCAGTTTGCTATACGTGGTGGCATTGTTGATATTTATACGGTGCCTCAATCATTTCCCTACCGAATGGAACTATGGGGAGGCCAAGTTTCTACCATTCGCATCTTTGACCCTAAAGACCAAAAATCTTTTAAAAAGACAAATGCAGCAACTATTGTATCCAACGCAAAAATAAAAACCAAAAGCCAGTACAATCCTATCTTCTTTTCAACTTGTTTACCCAAAGGCAGTTGTATTTGGCTAAAAAATAAACAAAAGCTAGCAGTACAAACGACCACATCCAACGATACCTCTACCCTAGAGACTTGGAAAAGCTTTATAGCATCTATTGTCCCCTTTCATCAGATTCTATTTGGGGAATCCACTGGTTCAGATAGTGCCCTAATATTATCATATAACTCTGAAAAACAACCATGTTTTCAACAAAACTTTAATCTGCTAGCGGATGACCTCTACAAAAGAGAGCAGCAGGGCTATGAGGTATATATTACAGCACCTGCTGCAGGTCAATTTACACGACTGACTACTATTTTAGAAGCCAAAGCGCCCCCGACAACTTTTAAGCCATTGCTACTGAGTTTACGGGAAGGATATATAGATCATACAGCTAAAATAGTATGTTACAGTGATCATCAAATTTTTAATAGGTATTATCAGTACCAACCACCCAAGCAGCATGCCCCAACGGAAACCTTACTCGTCGATGCCTATAGAAGGCTAGAAATTGGTGATTATGTGGTCCATAATGACTACGGAATTGGCCGATTTTCTGGACTCCATTCCTTAACCATCCATAACCAGAAACAGGAAGCCATTCGCCTGATCTATAAAAACAACGACATGGTGTACGTAAATGTACACGAACTATATAAAATCAGCAAATATACCAGTAAAGATGGTACAACGCCTGGCATGCATACATTAGGAACTTCTGCATGGCAACGCAAAAAAAGCAGCGTTAAACAACAGATCAAAGACATTGCCAAAGAACTGATTACCCTTTATGCGCAACGCAAAAAAACAATGGGGTTTGCTTTTAAGGCAGATACGGTACTGGATGCAGAGTTAGCTGCTTCTTTCTGCTATGAGGAAACCCCAGACCAAGCTGCCGCCATTGCGGCTGTTAAAGCAGACATGGAGCGCCCCACTCCCATGGATCGACTCGTTTGTGGTGATGTGGGATTTGGCAAAACAGAAATCGCTATTCGTGCAGCTTTTAAAGCAGCGGTACAGGGCAAACAAGTAGCTATACTCGTACCTACTACTATTTTAGCCCTACAACACTACAACTCTTTTATCGATAGGCTGGCTGGTTTACCCATTCATGTCAGTTACATCAATCGCTTTAAAACCAAACAAGAAGTCGAGCAAACGCTTGCCCATACGGCTTCTGGTAAGGTGGATATTTTAATAGGTACACACAAACTATTGACCAATGGTGTCAAGTTTAAAGATTTAGGGCTGTTGATCATTGATGAAGAACAGAAATTTGGTGTACGTGCAAAAGAAAAATTAAAAAAGATGCGGTTGAATGTAGATACACTCACCTTGACCGCTACGCCTATTCCACGGACCCTCCATTTTTCGCTAATGGGTGCCAGGGATTTAAGTATGCTCACTACCCCTCCTACCAATAGACTGCCTGTTCAAACAAAGTTGCACCGCTTTGACGATAAGTTGATTAAAGAAGCCATAGAAGATGAATTAGCCCGTGGGGGGCAAGTCTTTTTTGTGCACAATAGGGTAAGAAATATCAACGCGATTGCACAAAATTTATCAGACCTATTGCCTGCAGCACGCATCTGTGTGGCACATGGCCAAATGGGCGGATCTATGTTAGAAGAGAAAATATTGCAGTTTATAGTAGGTCGGTATGATATACTGGTTGCTACTAGTATTATAGAATCTGGCATAGATATGCCCAATGTCAATACCATTATCATTAATGACAGCCACCTTTTAGGCCTCTCTGATTTACATCAAATGCGCGGTAGAGTAGGTCGTTCTCATGTGCAAGCTTTTTGCTACCTATTGATTCCAGAAGAAGTAACCCTTACGCCAGAAGCGAAACTAAGGCTGACCGCATTAGAAGAGTGTGCAGCGTTAGGAGATGGTTTTAAACTGGCTATGAGGGACCTAGACATACGTGGTGCGGGTGATCTGCTCGGTGCAGCACAAAGTGGATTTATATCGGATATTGGTTTTGAGACCTATTGTAAAATATTAGAAGAGGCGGTAGATGAGGTAAAGCACAACGATTTTAAAACATTGTTTAACACTAAACCGCTCTATACCGAGTGTTCGATTGAAACAGACTGTGAAGCGCTGCTACCACCTGAATATGTGCAAAGTACAACGCAACGAATGACGCTTTATACAAGGCTTAATGCGCTTAAAAATAACGACCACCTTACAAATTTTAAAGAAGAATTAATAGATCGATTTGGTCCATTACCTACTGCTACAGAGACTTTATTGGAAACAGTACAACTCCGATGGGAGGCAGAACGCATTGGTTTTCAAAAAATTTCATTTAAAGGTCAGCGGTTACATTGCTACTTAGATGCTGATGCTCAAAAAAGAAATTTAAACATGTGGGAGCATATTATGCGTTATATGCAAGCCCATCCAACTTGTTGCCAACTCAAAAAGTTGGGACAGAATCTAATGCTTATCATTACTGGAAAAATAGATAGTGTTCTTGCAGCAAAGCAGCTACTGGCCACCATAGGAACCACGGACGGAAATGGTTGTAGTAGCTAA